A stretch of DNA from Pseudonocardia hierapolitana:
CGGGAACAGGCCGACCTGCCGCCAGCCCTGCTTCGCGTAGAAGTCGGGCAGGGTGGTGCCGCCCCGCGCGGAGAGCAGCAACTGCTCGAGCCCGATCGCCGTGGCGTGCGCCACCACCGCGTCGAGCAGCGCCTTCCCCCATCCGCGGCCCTGCAGGTCCGGGTGCACCATCAGGCGCACCACGTCGGCGCGGTGCCGCACGGTGGCCTTCGGCCCCCGCCGAAGGAAGACCGCGCCGACCAGCTCACCGTCGGCGTCGAGGACGAACAGCTGCTCGCGCCCCGCCCGCACGTCCTCGATCGCCTGCTCCGCAGCCGCGCGGATGTCCGCCTCCGGCGCGTCGGGCGCGAACCCGACGGCGCCCCCGGCGCGGGTCACGGCGGTCCAGAGCGTTCCGAGGGAGGTCGCCGTCTGCGGGCCCACCTCGGAGACGATGTGCGGCCCGGACGTCAGAGGTTCGGGAACCAGAGCTTGATCTCCCGGGCGGCGCTCTCCGGCGAGTCGGAGCCGTGCACGAGGTTGTACTGCGTCTCCAGGCCGAAGTCGCCGCGGATGGTGCCCGGGGTGGCCTTCTCGACCGGGTCGGTGCCACCGGCGAGCTGGCGGAACGCGGCGATCGCCCGCGGGCCCTCCACCACGGCGGCGAGCACCTTGCCGGAGGTGATGAACTCGAGCAGGTCGCCGAAGAACGGCTTGCCGTCGTGCTCGGCGTAGTGCTGCTCGGCGAGCTCGCGCGGGACGGTGCGCAGCTCGAGGGCCACGATGTCGAGCCCCTTGCGCTCGATGCGGGAGACGACCTCGCCGATCAGGCGGCGCTGCACGCCGTCGGGCTTGACGAGGACCAAGGTGCGTTCAGTCACGCGCGACACCCTATCGACGGACGCCGGGCCGGCCCGGTGAGGTGCCGAGGACGAACGTCACGGCCCCTGCGACGGCGGCCCCACCGCAGGCGAGCAACGTCCCCGGACTCCCCCAGTACTGCACCGCCATGCCGGCGAGGACACCCGCGAGCAGCGCACCTGCGGCGTTGGCGTTGGAGTAGAGAGCCATCGCCCGTCCCGCGGCCGGGGCGAGCACGTCCTGGAAGAAGCGGATACCCGACGCCCCGACACCGGCGATCGCCACCCCCCGCGCCACCTGCGAGGCCAGCAGCAACACCATCCCGTCCGCCAGCACGGCGAGAACGCAGAACGCGGCGAAGCTGCCCATCGCCGCCACGATCAGCCCACGATCGCGGATGCGGGCCGGGAGCCGGGCGAGCACGAGCGCCGCGACGACCTCCACGGCAGCGCACACGCTGTAGAGCAGGCCGACCGCGCTCGCGGGAAGGTGCAGGCCGCGCGTGACGTGCAGCGGCAGTGCCACGGAACCGGCGAACACCGCCAGGTAGAACAGGGCGACCGCGGTGACGAGCGGCCCGACGGCGACCGGAGCGGCGGAGGAGCCGGCGGGCCGGTGCTCCGGGGTGGTCTCGGGGACCGGGGAGCCCGGCGCCGGGACGGTGAGCACGACCAGCGCCGTGAGCGCGAGGACAGCCGCTGCCACGCAGAACGTGCCGGCGAAGCCGGCCACGGCGAGCACGGCGGCACCCGCGAGCGGTCCGATCGCCCAGGCAAGCGACCAGCCCGAGCGCAGCAGCGGGGCCGCCCTTCGCCCCGCGGAACCCGCGCCCAGCACCACCCGCGCGAGCGCGAACAGCTGCGGGAACGCCGCCGCGACGGCAGCGAGGAGGGTGCCCGCGATCAGGAGCAGGAGCGGGAAGGTCGACGTCCGCGGAAGCAGGAAGTACCCGAGTGCCCCGAGCGCGGCCGCCCCCGCGGCGTAGGCCCGCGTCGGGGCGCGGTCGAACCGGCGCGCCGCGAGCAGGTTGACGACCATGCCGCCCGCGGCCGTCGCGGAGGTGAGAAGGCCGACCTGGACGGGCGTCAGGCGCGCCCCGTCGGCCGCGAACAGCACGAGGTATGCGCCGACCATCGAGTCGGCGGTCCCGAGCAGCAGCACGGCGGTCGCGAGCGCGGGGAACGCGCGGTTACC
This window harbors:
- the ndk gene encoding nucleoside-diphosphate kinase; translation: MTERTLVLVKPDGVQRRLIGEVVSRIERKGLDIVALELRTVPRELAEQHYAEHDGKPFFGDLLEFITSGKVLAAVVEGPRAIAAFRQLAGGTDPVEKATPGTIRGDFGLETQYNLVHGSDSPESAAREIKLWFPNL
- a CDS encoding GNAT family N-acetyltransferase, translating into MGPQTATSLGTLWTAVTRAGGAVGFAPDAPEADIRAAAEQAIEDVRAGREQLFVLDADGELVGAVFLRRGPKATVRHRADVVRLMVHPDLQGRGWGKALLDAVVAHATAIGLEQLLLSARGGTTLPDFYAKQGWRQVGLFPDALRIGPDDLRDEHWFQLRL
- a CDS encoding MFS transporter produces the protein MQLIAGNRAFPALATAVLLLGTADSMVGAYLVLFAADGARLTPVQVGLLTSATAAGGMVVNLLAARRFDRAPTRAYAAGAAALGALGYFLLPRTSTFPLLLLIAGTLLAAVAAAFPQLFALARVVLGAGSAGRRAAPLLRSGWSLAWAIGPLAGAAVLAVAGFAGTFCVAAAVLALTALVVLTVPAPGSPVPETTPEHRPAGSSAAPVAVGPLVTAVALFYLAVFAGSVALPLHVTRGLHLPASAVGLLYSVCAAVEVVAALVLARLPARIRDRGLIVAAMGSFAAFCVLAVLADGMVLLLASQVARGVAIAGVGASGIRFFQDVLAPAAGRAMALYSNANAAGALLAGVLAGMAVQYWGSPGTLLACGGAAVAGAVTFVLGTSPGRPGVRR